From the genome of bacterium, one region includes:
- a CDS encoding MerR family transcriptional regulator has protein sequence MKHDEILTVPRTRSARAPKLYSIGQVHAITGIPKPTIRYWEKEFESYLEPARTTGNQRRYDDKAIADLEKINYLVKVQGYTLEGAKRKLELLRKVDTERPVSNDPMAELARAMSDYLLKKLSRD, from the coding sequence ATGAAACACGATGAGATCCTAACGGTGCCGCGTACTCGATCTGCCAGGGCCCCCAAACTCTATTCGATCGGACAGGTTCACGCCATCACCGGCATTCCCAAACCGACGATCCGCTACTGGGAGAAGGAGTTCGAAAGCTATCTTGAACCGGCCCGGACCACTGGCAACCAGCGACGCTATGACGACAAGGCGATCGCCGATCTGGAGAAGATCAACTATCTTGTGAAAGTCCAGGGTTACACCCTGGAAGGCGCCAAGCGCAAACTCGAACTGCTGCGCAAGGTTGACACGGAACGACCTGTCAGCAACGATCCCATGGCCGAATTGGCCCGCGCGATGTCCGACTATCTGTTAAAGAAACTGTCCCGCGATTAG
- a CDS encoding flagellin has translation MSTRINHNLLSLSGQRSVWTAQNDLDSAVQRLSSGLRINYAWDDPTGLGISERLRSAIGGMVEAEKNASYNINMMQTAEGALAVIDEKLIRMRAIAIQAANGVLTTLDRQVANVEFQQLKSEMDRIARSANYNGFYLLDGSRQASTLSTDPTLALGYNAVTTSAEASSIKFHIGENNETGLDFYYINIAGMTASDLGVAGLDVSNTATAQSAIESLIDAINSKDTTRTFLGAMVSRLQNTILNLKIQRENATASESQIRDADFAAEMSNFTRAQILMQTGVSMLGQSNQIPNIVAQLVG, from the coding sequence ATGAGCACTCGTATCAATCACAACCTTCTGTCGCTATCGGGCCAGCGCTCGGTCTGGACGGCGCAGAATGACCTCGACTCCGCGGTACAGCGGCTGTCCAGCGGTCTCCGTATCAACTACGCGTGGGATGACCCCACCGGACTCGGCATCAGCGAACGCCTGCGCTCCGCCATCGGCGGTATGGTCGAAGCTGAAAAGAACGCAAGCTACAACATCAACATGATGCAGACCGCTGAAGGCGCGCTGGCCGTCATTGATGAGAAGCTTATCCGGATGCGCGCCATCGCTATTCAGGCGGCCAACGGCGTGCTAACCACGCTTGACCGTCAAGTCGCGAACGTGGAGTTTCAGCAGCTCAAGAGCGAAATGGACCGAATTGCCCGCTCGGCAAACTATAACGGATTCTATCTGCTCGACGGCTCGCGCCAAGCTTCGACGCTCAGCACCGACCCGACGCTCGCCCTCGGCTACAACGCCGTGACCACATCCGCCGAAGCGTCTTCGATCAAGTTCCACATCGGCGAGAACAACGAGACGGGTCTGGATTTCTACTACATTAATATCGCCGGCATGACGGCATCGGATCTTGGTGTAGCAGGTTTGGATGTGTCGAATACCGCTACGGCGCAGAGCGCCATTGAATCGCTGATTGACGCGATCAATTCGAAGGACACCACCCGTACGTTCCTCGGCGCCATGGTCTCGCGGCTGCAGAACACGATTCTGAATCTCAAGATCCAGCGTGAAAATGCCACCGCTTCGGAATCCCAGATCCGCGATGCAGACTTCGCCGCCGAAATGTCCAACTTCACCCGCGCGCAAATCTTGATGCAGACCGGCGTCTCCATGCTGGGCCAGTCAAACCAGATCCCGAATATCGTCGCCCAATTGGTTGGCTAA
- the asnB gene encoding asparagine synthase (glutamine-hydrolyzing), with the protein MCGSAAILRDEQSVEPAVRAALKLLESRGPDGSGVIISGSGALGHCRLSLRDFAGGAQPLRLADGRTLAFVGEIYNDEKLRQLLQLNGWTPANHSDTEILAEAVTRYDNAAWERLDGMFAVMLLSADGRALEIIRDRFGIKPAYFSVSGTSVAAASEPAAVIELTGRQSAARAVVLHFLQTSQVASNGSTVWRNIQLAPPGSTTTLTTNSIRQDTWAPRMLTHHESGDDSANPAKLLYLLGEAVYRQARADFPIGVFLSGGLDSSLLAALYARQNAAPIHTFAVALAGDTDDLQHAQRVAEQIGSTHRAAIVSIEDFFTGMRDLTVQRGLPVSLPNEVLIYRLAQVASREVKAVLSGEGADELFSGYQRLLARLRQSAHPQADMPSAFRAATTWFSADDLRNSLRSVDDLESLQYTDHAALGAQLEGVPLEQAPRALLLADHFPHLLMRLDGASMAGSIEGRVPFTDPDVVQFALSLSAHDLRPQFGLEKPILRKAGVGLLSESCLRRPKRAFHASLPLLFSSSVGQSVLKRALQQPLIAQLFDQESLERLLNEDFRNQVFHRTWLICSLGMWCELCRVNEIN; encoded by the coding sequence ATGTGCGGCTCCGCAGCCATCCTACGGGATGAGCAATCCGTCGAACCGGCCGTTCGTGCCGCGCTGAAACTCTTGGAATCACGCGGCCCGGACGGTTCCGGAGTCATAATCAGTGGCAGCGGCGCACTCGGTCACTGCCGATTGTCGTTGCGCGATTTCGCAGGCGGAGCACAGCCGCTGCGCTTGGCTGATGGCCGCACTTTGGCGTTCGTCGGTGAAATCTACAATGACGAGAAACTGCGTCAACTACTGCAGCTAAACGGATGGACCCCAGCCAATCACAGTGATACGGAGATTCTCGCCGAGGCCGTGACCCGCTATGACAACGCTGCCTGGGAGCGCCTGGACGGGATGTTCGCGGTCATGCTCCTCTCCGCGGATGGCCGTGCCCTCGAAATTATCCGCGACCGCTTTGGCATTAAGCCTGCCTACTTCTCCGTCAGTGGTACCAGCGTTGCCGCCGCGAGCGAACCGGCGGCGGTTATAGAGCTAACGGGAAGACAAAGTGCCGCGCGCGCCGTAGTCCTGCATTTCTTGCAAACATCGCAGGTTGCGTCGAATGGCAGCACGGTTTGGCGAAACATCCAGCTCGCCCCGCCGGGCTCGACCACAACGCTTACGACCAACAGCATCCGGCAGGACACGTGGGCGCCGCGCATGCTCACTCACCATGAATCCGGTGATGACTCGGCCAACCCTGCAAAACTGCTCTATCTGCTGGGTGAAGCCGTCTATCGTCAAGCGCGGGCCGACTTTCCCATCGGCGTCTTTTTGTCCGGCGGCCTCGATAGCTCGCTTTTGGCCGCGCTCTACGCGCGCCAGAACGCTGCACCTATTCACACATTTGCCGTGGCCCTCGCGGGCGATACCGACGACCTACAGCACGCGCAGCGTGTGGCCGAGCAGATCGGCAGTACGCACCGCGCCGCGATCGTCTCAATAGAAGATTTCTTCACAGGCATGCGCGACCTCACTGTCCAGCGTGGTTTGCCTGTGTCATTGCCCAATGAAGTGCTTATCTACCGTCTGGCGCAGGTCGCCAGTCGCGAGGTCAAAGCCGTCCTCAGCGGGGAGGGGGCTGATGAACTGTTCAGCGGCTATCAACGACTGCTTGCGCGTCTCCGTCAATCCGCGCATCCGCAGGCGGACATGCCGTCCGCATTTCGCGCTGCCACCACGTGGTTCAGCGCCGATGATCTGCGCAACAGTTTGCGGAGTGTTGATGACCTCGAATCGCTGCAGTACACGGATCACGCCGCGCTGGGCGCACAGCTTGAGGGCGTGCCGCTTGAGCAGGCGCCGCGCGCCCTGCTGCTCGCGGATCACTTCCCCCACCTCTTAATGCGCTTGGATGGCGCGTCCATGGCCGGCTCGATTGAAGGGCGGGTCCCGTTCACCGATCCTGACGTCGTCCAGTTCGCCCTGTCACTAAGCGCACACGACCTGCGTCCACAGTTCGGACTCGAGAAACCGATCCTGCGAAAAGCCGGGGTGGGTCTGTTGAGTGAGAGCTGTTTGCGGAGGCCGAAACGCGCTTTCCATGCCTCGCTACCTCTGCTGTTCTCGTCCAGCGTGGGTCAGAGTGTCTTGAAGCGCGCGTTGCAACAGCCGCTGATCGCTCAACTATTCGATCAAGAATCACTCGAGCGGCTCTTGAACGAGGATTTTAGAAACCAAGTGTTTCATAGAACTTGGCTCATTTGTTCTTTGGGAATGTGGTGTGAACTCTGCCGGGTCAACGAGATTAATTGA
- a CDS encoding flagellin: MSTRINHNLLSLSAQRSVWASQNDLDQSVQRLSSGLRINYAWDDPTGLGISERLRSSITGMVEAEKNATYNVNMLQTAEGALAVIDEKLVRMRAIAVQAANGILTTLDRQVANVEFQQLKSEADRIAKAANYNGYYLLDGSRSAATASTDTTQALGYNAVSTAADGSSIKFHIGENNETGIDFYYVNLGGVTAEDLGITGLNVSDTASAQSAIDTLISAINSKDTERTFIGSMVERLQNTILNLKISRENATASESQIRDADFAEEMSNFTRAQILMQTGVSMLGTANSLPNIVAQLVG; encoded by the coding sequence ATGAGTACACGTATCAACCACAACTTGTTGTCCCTGAGTGCACAACGCTCGGTGTGGGCATCACAGAACGACTTGGACCAGTCCGTACAGCGACTGTCGAGCGGTCTGCGCATCAACTACGCGTGGGACGATCCCACGGGTCTAGGCATTAGCGAGCGGCTTCGCTCTTCGATCACAGGTATGGTCGAAGCGGAGAAGAACGCCACGTATAATGTCAACATGCTGCAGACGGCCGAAGGCGCGCTGGCGGTCATTGACGAAAAATTGGTGCGTATGCGCGCCATCGCGGTGCAGGCTGCCAACGGTATCCTCACCACGCTGGATCGCCAGGTCGCCAACGTCGAGTTCCAGCAGCTGAAGTCGGAGGCCGATCGTATCGCGAAGGCCGCCAACTATAACGGGTACTACCTGCTCGACGGATCGCGGTCCGCCGCTACCGCCAGCACGGACACGACGCAGGCCCTCGGTTACAACGCCGTCTCGACGGCCGCCGATGGTTCGAGCATCAAGTTCCATATTGGCGAGAATAATGAAACCGGTATTGACTTCTATTACGTCAATCTCGGTGGCGTTACCGCCGAAGACCTGGGTATCACCGGGCTGAACGTTTCGGACACGGCGTCCGCGCAAAGCGCGATTGACACCCTGATCTCGGCGATCAACTCGAAGGATACCGAGCGCACGTTCATCGGTTCGATGGTCGAGCGCTTGCAGAACACGATTCTTAACCTGAAGATCTCGCGTGAAAACGCCACGGCTTCGGAATCGCAAATCCGCGACGCCGACTTCGCCGAGGAAATGTCTAACTTCACGCGCGCTCAGATCCTGATGCAGACGGGCGTCTCCATGCTCGGCACGGCCAATTCGCTGCCGAACATCGTCGCCCAGCTCGTCGGCTAA